A genomic segment from Candidatus Korarchaeum cryptofilum OPF8 encodes:
- a CDS encoding DNA double-strand break repair nuclease NurA, whose product MKKRDEGINDADLAKLSPRIIPYGKYNEVLEGLSRDLFSNIIELVERAELYIPKLREILPITQLNNELISLRVAAVDAGSNGKDLIIGYQPISIAVGAAFKDGIKICDPLLATLKPPSSSLDDEEGVKLSSIIGYYLMYNLASVLLDKSDLILIDGPLFLPRSYYAPRGRSYSNSYLEVYEATLRTLSSLLREAEASGKYILGVVKRIRSHYISQWLGIDGLSDSLISSLSIKEGEALGPIPISGGWEEVASYLGDARSFRPWAIFLRRGRAPIRLDLPEYSVDKAYALASYIYSISEPSTGLPMPILAVDRLSKVTDKQSSLIYRMILREARKRGINSEKLALFSIQRGEID is encoded by the coding sequence ATGAAAAAGAGAGATGAGGGGATCAATGATGCGGATCTCGCTAAGCTCTCTCCCCGCATAATACCTTACGGTAAATACAATGAAGTCTTAGAGGGACTCTCCAGGGACCTATTTTCAAATATAATAGAGCTCGTGGAGAGGGCTGAGCTCTACATCCCCAAGCTGAGGGAGATATTACCGATAACTCAGCTGAATAATGAGCTGATAAGCCTTAGGGTCGCCGCCGTCGATGCAGGATCCAACGGGAAGGATCTAATAATAGGCTATCAGCCGATAAGCATAGCTGTAGGAGCTGCCTTCAAGGACGGGATCAAGATATGCGATCCCCTCCTAGCTACTCTGAAGCCCCCATCATCCAGCCTAGATGATGAGGAAGGCGTTAAGCTCTCATCCATAATAGGCTACTATTTGATGTACAACTTAGCATCCGTTCTCCTAGATAAGAGCGATCTAATATTGATAGATGGGCCCCTCTTCCTGCCCAGATCATACTACGCGCCCAGGGGCAGGAGCTACTCCAACTCCTACTTGGAGGTGTATGAAGCTACTCTGCGAACCCTCTCATCCCTTCTCAGGGAAGCCGAAGCATCGGGCAAATACATTTTGGGCGTTGTGAAGAGGATAAGGAGCCATTACATTTCCCAATGGCTCGGGATAGATGGCCTCTCGGATTCCCTGATATCCTCGCTCTCAATAAAGGAGGGAGAGGCTTTAGGCCCTATACCGATCAGCGGCGGATGGGAGGAGGTCGCCAGTTATCTGGGAGATGCCAGGAGCTTCAGGCCCTGGGCCATATTCTTGAGGAGGGGGAGAGCCCCTATAAGGCTAGATCTCCCCGAATATTCTGTAGATAAAGCTTACGCTCTAGCTTCCTACATATATTCAATATCGGAGCCGAGCACAGGGCTTCCGATGCCCATATTGGCCGTGGATAGGCTCTCCAAGGTCACGGATAAGCAGAGCTCCCTCATATACAGGATGATTTTGAGGGAGGCTAGGAAGAGAGGAATTAACTCCGAGAAATTGGCTCTATTCTCGATTCAGAGGGGTGAAATTGATTGA
- a CDS encoding hint domain-containing protein, whose translation MREIVGHVISRSTPKKILFVVLKNAKVSLGDFYVIDHPWEGVPVFIRVRDIQTINEEVDLGKAGLLASSSGLISDYSSDLEYMIAECEVLGYRSESGIRGLEAPPSTLSPVMRPDPRELSSFLTPRFSQGLPLTIGRIKGTRVPFSIDIAAIARGHMFVTGMTRSGKSVTGDTIIIIYDSLRRRYFIGPVERFFDSLLPREAPDEVLLDLRELGYETLSLWPDFIPRWSKVAGIYRHKLDKDIYEIETSTGRKVRVTEDHSLLVSDGTNLLKVTPKKLAGMSESYLIVPRGASLRPAGYQAHLDRLLGISLASGVALKDGVLIMDPDIAEVKLACLEAGVDFITLKNRGIFVRSPELAKIVSSGLSSLLNLPEEVEELGVRFYPLARALRELLLRTAIHEKGNLSLLMLEEQRALILSTILSILGVSTVKFCPKGFLVDSISFRMLMDRLENWKKLGMDGGTLLKEVRKVEGLIYRASVNLERVVSVRKVYTNAKYVYDLDVPDTQSFLANGAFVHNSSFVSSLIAKSSDLKPRPRFLILDRRGEYERLSSKGGAIYDYSAFLPRSMSPGALAKRLGYKPGTLSHQLLLLALRDADGDASEALRKLRQVAREMRVRPSLVGEIESRLKREIPKLGNGKELSIVDEVRKNPIVIVDLSSDRRYEDQFLAIRNIVEELSNYAVSRRREGDFALIVVVEEAQYVIPERGFSIVGDPYDSGVAQSLIEAISQAGGYNLGFVIVTQRPAYVSKSVISQANTVVAFRLRNGNDQEAISKYTEVEEVSSYLPTLSDHEALIWGMGSCVPFPVQVEVEVVALPSKSSSSPERAWEKML comes from the coding sequence TTGAGAGAAATTGTGGGGCACGTGATATCAAGATCAACCCCCAAAAAGATATTATTCGTGGTTCTGAAGAACGCTAAAGTATCCCTGGGAGATTTCTACGTCATAGATCATCCCTGGGAGGGAGTTCCGGTCTTCATAAGGGTTAGGGATATTCAAACAATAAATGAGGAAGTCGATCTAGGGAAAGCCGGTCTTCTTGCGAGCAGCTCAGGCTTGATCTCAGATTACAGTAGCGATCTTGAGTACATGATAGCTGAATGCGAGGTATTGGGCTATAGGTCGGAATCCGGGATAAGGGGACTGGAAGCCCCACCCTCGACTCTCTCCCCGGTTATGAGGCCTGATCCGAGGGAATTGAGCTCCTTCCTAACCCCCAGATTCTCCCAGGGGCTCCCCCTCACGATAGGCAGGATAAAGGGGACTAGGGTTCCGTTCTCCATAGATATAGCTGCGATAGCGAGGGGCCATATGTTCGTCACCGGGATGACCAGGAGCGGGAAGAGCGTCACAGGAGACACTATAATAATAATATATGATTCCTTGAGGAGGAGGTATTTCATAGGCCCGGTGGAAAGGTTCTTCGATAGCCTGCTACCGAGAGAGGCCCCAGATGAAGTTCTCCTGGATCTCAGGGAGTTAGGGTATGAGACCCTCTCTCTCTGGCCCGATTTCATTCCCAGATGGTCCAAAGTAGCTGGGATATACAGGCACAAGCTGGATAAGGATATTTACGAGATTGAGACATCCACCGGGAGGAAGGTAAGGGTAACGGAGGATCACAGCCTCTTGGTCTCCGATGGGACTAATTTGCTCAAGGTCACACCCAAGAAACTAGCTGGGATGAGCGAGAGTTATTTGATAGTCCCTAGAGGAGCTTCCTTAAGGCCAGCTGGCTATCAAGCGCATCTAGATAGGCTCCTGGGCATTAGCTTAGCTTCAGGAGTTGCTTTGAAGGATGGAGTCCTCATAATGGATCCCGATATAGCTGAAGTGAAGTTAGCTTGCCTCGAAGCTGGAGTGGATTTCATCACATTGAAGAACAGGGGCATCTTCGTGAGATCTCCCGAATTAGCTAAGATAGTTTCCTCAGGCCTCAGCTCCCTCCTGAATCTCCCCGAGGAGGTCGAAGAACTTGGGGTGAGGTTTTATCCTCTAGCTAGGGCCCTCAGGGAGCTCCTCCTCAGGACGGCAATTCACGAGAAGGGCAACCTATCCCTCCTCATGCTGGAGGAACAGAGAGCCCTAATCCTATCGACGATACTATCTATTCTGGGCGTATCCACGGTTAAATTCTGCCCAAAAGGCTTCCTAGTGGATTCCATCTCATTCAGGATGCTCATGGATCGGCTGGAGAATTGGAAGAAGCTCGGGATGGACGGAGGAACGCTGCTCAAGGAAGTCAGGAAAGTGGAGGGGCTCATCTACAGGGCATCCGTCAACCTGGAGAGAGTGGTGAGCGTCAGGAAGGTATATACGAATGCGAAATATGTTTACGATCTCGACGTGCCCGATACTCAGAGCTTCCTAGCTAATGGAGCATTCGTCCACAACAGCAGCTTCGTCTCGAGCTTGATAGCGAAGTCCTCTGACCTCAAGCCCAGGCCCAGGTTCCTCATCCTCGATAGGAGAGGGGAATATGAGAGGCTCTCGAGCAAGGGGGGAGCGATATACGATTACTCAGCATTCCTGCCGAGGAGCATGAGCCCCGGAGCTCTTGCCAAGAGGTTAGGGTATAAGCCCGGGACCCTCTCCCATCAGCTCCTGCTCCTGGCGTTGAGGGATGCCGATGGAGATGCCTCGGAAGCTCTGAGGAAGCTCAGGCAGGTGGCTAGGGAGATGAGGGTGAGGCCCTCCTTGGTCGGGGAGATAGAATCCAGGCTGAAGAGGGAGATACCGAAGCTCGGGAATGGAAAGGAGCTCAGCATCGTCGATGAGGTTAGGAAGAACCCCATAGTAATAGTGGACCTCTCATCGGACAGGAGGTATGAGGATCAGTTCCTAGCCATAAGGAACATAGTTGAGGAACTATCGAATTACGCCGTATCGAGGAGGAGGGAGGGGGACTTCGCCCTGATAGTTGTCGTTGAAGAAGCTCAGTACGTGATCCCGGAGAGGGGCTTCTCCATAGTCGGGGATCCCTACGATTCCGGGGTAGCTCAATCTTTGATAGAGGCGATAAGTCAGGCCGGGGGCTACAACTTGGGATTCGTGATCGTGACGCAGAGACCGGCCTACGTCAGCAAGAGTGTCATAAGCCAGGCGAATACCGTAG